The Fusarium fujikuroi IMI 58289 draft genome, chromosome FFUJ_chr05 DNA segment GGACTTTGTCCGAGTGAGAAATTACTTTGCAACGTCAAGTGCAGTCGAAAATGTCACTTTTGGGGCCGTCTCTGAATATGCAGACGTGCCAGAAGCCTCGCGGGCGCGGTCACATTTCCTCAACGGCCGCCATCGCGTTCTGCTCTACACTGAGCGAGCACATCATTTCCGACGATATCAGTTCCGTGGTGTGCAGCGAGTCATATTCTACGGATTACCTGACAACCCCATCTTCTACACTGAAATTGCGGGTGGGTATCTTGGCAAGAGTGAGCAGGACCTCAGACTTGAACCTGGTCAGGGAACTGTCAAGGTTGTGTTTTCAAAGTACGATGTGATGAAGTTGGAACGGATCGTGGGTTCTAAAAGAGTTGGCAAGATGATGCAGGATCGCGGCGATACCTTTGAATTTATTTAAATGCATCTTGTATCAGGGAGCATGTTTGTATGTTTGAAAAGTTATTAAGAGCTAGGGCAGCGTATCAAGTCCGCCTTTTTTGAAAGCACCATGGTTAGGCAAAacgatgatcttgtcatgATTCAATAATTTATACAGCTTTTGTACAGAGCCTCGCGCCTTTCGTAATATGATAAACATGTCGCTCCTATGGCGAGTTCTTCTGTTGCGCCGCCTTTCTCACTGACTCCGGCACGATGCCAGCGGCCATTTCCTTTGCCCGCTCAGCATTTTTGTCTGCCgccttctcggcctcgacTTCGGCCAAACTGCTCTCATCCCGTGATGGTCCAGTCTTCTCACCAGTCTTCAAAATCATAAACCTCCGCACCATCTCCTCAAACGGCACCTCGCCGCGGAACTGTGTGACtttcttgatgttggttcTGGTAACGGGAGTATGCTCTTGCCCTAGCATTCGGTCGCGGGCAACTGTCTTAGCAGTCATCATGAAGCGGGAGTCCTTTGGGCCGTCGACGAATTCAAGTATGGCACTCTCGCCCTGGTCGTATGTGTTCTTGGACTCGGTGCGCACGACGCGAGTATAGCCTCCCTCTCGGGTCAAATATCGGCTTCGCAGCTCGCCTAGCAGTTTAGGTAGGGTTGTGGTGGGGGTCTAGCGAAGAATCTTGCTGTTAGCATGGCTTCTCTGAATAAGCCCTTGTGGTATACATACATATAGAATGCCCTGTGCTGATCTCCGAGCAGGCTCGTTGTCCCTCTTCGCCAGtgtgatgagcttctctgcCATGCGCTGGGCTTCCTTTGCCTTGGCGTAAGTTGTGTGGATATGTTCGAACTGGACGAGTTGAGTAACCAGACCGCGCAGCAGGGCCACACGGGCTGCTGAATTGCGACTCAGATGTCGGTACTTGACTGTACCGCCAGCCATTGTGACGAATCGTTCTAGTGGCAACTGACTGGGGAAGGGTATCAAGTCAATGGAAAGGCAGTACTCGGATTATTAAAGCCGTGTTCGATTAGTTCGTCGCTTTGCACGTGGGCAGCTCTAAATCCGTCCAAGATACTAGGTACGGACGGTATCTTTGGTGGTCAGTTTTTGGTGGAGGGAAATTTTTGGCTGGGCCTTTTCCGGAGCCGGCTTGTCTTGTCCGCCGACAGAGCCTTTGCACTACGTCaacccaccaccagcagAACCTCTTCAACAGCTCTCCAAAGGGGAAATCGCACGCGTCACGAGGGCAATTGGGCTCGCGCACGCTATGAAACGCTGTATCTAAGCTTCATTTGACCCTCATTTTCGGATTGGTCGTCTCTGATACATCAAGAACCCGGCAAATTACCGCATCTCGGTCAACTGGGCAAAGCTCTCCATCATGGGCTTCACCACTGGTTTTGTACGCAACTCGATGAGCGAGGCTGAAATAAATAATCTTGCATAAGATCGTATGCTAACTTCGGCTATTAGACCGGCGGCGTCACTCTCACCCTCTCCCTCGCCTACCTCTCCGTGCTTGCTCACCAGCGCACCCGCGAGCAACAAGGCTCTGCCCTTCGCGCACAAGGTCTCGCTATCCAAGGGTTGATCGACCCTCTTCCACCACTACCTCCGCCCACACGGTCTGAAGTCGCCGCTGCTCAGAGGGCTCAAACCGTTGAGATTGCCAAGGATCGATGGAACACCGAAGTTGAAAACGCCGTGCGATGGGTGCAGCACACTGACTGGGTTCAAGTGCGCGAAGGCCTCGAAGATACTGCATCGCGGCTATGGGCCCGAGCCTTTGGTGTTAGCACCTCGGAAGCTGCTGGTGAGGCTGAAAGAAAGGTTAAGGAGACTGAGCAGCAGGCCGAGCCCATCGTAAAACAGGGGGCTGCTATGCTTGGTGATGCTAGTGGAAAGGTAGCGGCAGCGGCCAAAAGCGCTTtccagaaggccaaggctgagagcAAGGATTTCGCCAGTGTTGTTCTGGACCacagcaaggacaaggagaatGTCGATATTGCTCAAGAGGACGGTACTCTTTCAGCACTGACTCCCGTGGAGAGGGCCCTTCAGCAACGATTCAGCAAACCTGAGGACAAGGTGAACAAGACAGTGGAAGAGGCGCTGAATGACAGATACAAGCCCATGGAAGCGAGGGATAACACCCAATTGAGAGGAGTCTAAAGGAAAGTCATTGAACAAAAGTTGGGCTGGTTGACGATGAGTGGCTGAACGGTGTGAATATTTGTTGTACATTGCTATCTGTACCACCATTTCTTAGAGTCGCTCGAATAGAAACCAAGCTTGGAAATGCTTGGTATGATAAACAGAGTTGTTGTGTCAAGTGAGTAATGTGATAAGAGCTACTGATCACCTCTCAATGCGAACTACCTATATACAGACCCCTTATTTACAAACAACTCCTTTTTCTATGCGGTTAATTGCGGCTTTCCTCCACATACATCGATAGTCATATGCCAACACTGGACTTATTAACGAAGGATCAATGACTGGCGATAACTCCAAGGGAGGGGCAAGCAACGGCAAAAGCCATTGCAGTAAACGCCAGCAGAGCAACAGTCATGCCAAGGGCCACCACAGCAAAAGTCATCATGATAAGAGCGATAGGCCAGAGACAGGCACCATGGCTACTGAGGACTTGTACGGCATGGAGTCCGGGGCtacgaaaaagaagaagaacaagcgcCGCCATCGTCGTCCCAAGCCTAATCCGAGACTCCCAACTGACTTCCTTGCCCTTTTGTGCTGGGATTCTTGGCTCCCGTGGCCGATTGATTCCAAGAAAACCCACATTGACAAGACATCGCGCAAGCACAAGAGGTCTAGGAAGAAAACATCCCACTCAGGCACCTCACATCGTGTGCAATCTTGGATTCGGGAGGTGTCTGCTCAAGTGACGCCCTCCGCGCCCCCGATACCTCCAACTATGCCATCTCCAGCACCATCAACTCCCCTTTTACATCCAGTTTCGACATCCTCCGGGCCTCAGCAAGGAACCcaggctgaagaggctgctTCGAATAACGGTAAGAATATGGATAGAGGTGCACTCACATCATGCAATGCTAACCTTGGTGAAAAGGGCGAACCAAAGATAACAGTTCACGCAACTGATCAGTATATGCAATAGGACAGCAGCGAGACTTTTGGTCGACGAAGATCTGAGACACAAGCAGATGGTTGAGGTGTTGGAGACATGGACGAAAATAATAGCAACGCTTGGACAGTGAAGAGCATCAGAGACTTATTGCGAACAAGAAAAAAGCAACCAATATGAACATTTGGCATCGATAAGAATGCCGGCGGATAGACGGCCCCCTTCTCTTTCTGGGACAGAAAGTGAGTGGGTATGCACAGGTGAAAGGAGACTAGGTGGGTGTTCTTGATATGACGAAATGGGACCTCACAGTGTCTTCTGCTGCCCAATATGAGATGGATGTGACGAACTTCCGAGAAAAGACGGGACCTTGCAGCTCGTCCCTTTGATGACTGGAGATATACTGGACATTGCTGGCCGGGGGAAAAGTGTCATCCACAGCTTTGCTCGTTGATGCCTGAGGTAAGAGGCTGCAGCAAACCTACCTAGGTTACTACCTACCTTGTTGATTGATAAGTATCTTacataggtacctagtaggCAATTAAAGCTTgtgacatctcaacgagacatatcaagccaacacactGAAAGATCCCAATTAACTTCAGGTtttaaaaggcaatatatgCATAGCCTCAATAAAGATAAGCCTCctaataatagaataaaatGCTTTTATGATGAATCAATCCTTGTAACAAAAGGTGTATATTTTTAGGTATTCTCAGATATTTGTTTGTTTTTGTGCTTCATCCATTACTCAACCACAACATGCTTTTCGGTACACAGAGAACCGGCCTTGACGTGCTGTTGAATCGTCCACGCCCCAACAAATGGCAACAATTCTGGTCTAAGCCATATGTCTTTCTTGCACATTTCTTCTACTCTCTTCGTCACATTGCCCACGAGCCTCCCGTAAATCCCGTCTCTATTGTGTGCATATCAGACACGCAcaattctcaacctcatctgcCCTTTGGAGATGTACTCATTCACGCCGGAGATCTTACACAGTCAGGGTCGTTAGGAGAGCTAAAGGCCACTATTGCTTGGCTCAACTCTCAACCACACACACACAAGATCATCGTGACAGGAAACCACGACATACTGCTCGATAAAGGCTGTGATCGTCGGGAGGAATCAGCAGCTGAGCGAGAGTGTCTAGATTGGGGAGATTGTATTTATCTTCAGAACGAGACTACAACTGTCACCTGCAGAAATGGCCGAACCCTAAAGATATATGGAAGCCTTCTATCACCTCGCCACGGAAACTGGTCGTTTCAATATTCACGGAGCCAAAATGTTTGGTCAGATACTACTCCGAACGATATTGACGTTCTCGTCACTCACGGCCCTCCTTTCGCTCATCTCGATCTAAATCTCGGATGCCATTATCTTCTCAAAGAGTTATGGCGCATCCGTCCTCTGCTGCATGTTTTCGGGCATGTACATGAAGGGTATGGACAGGAATCTGTGGTTTTTGATAGATTGCAAAATACATACGAGAAGGCTTTATGTGATGGCACCTTCTGGAGTTTAATGAGGGTATTCAAGGAGTTTTTGAGGTTGCTCccaatgaggaagaagccggCAATGACAATTTGTCAACTTGTGAACCCAGCAATGGTCGGTGGACTTagggatgatgagaagagaaaggcaaTCAAAGTCattatttaattatcttGTCGAAGTGACACTAAGAGAGCACTTGAGTATATTGGGTTCAGCTACAAAGGCCGCATAGCGCTCAGCAACAATTATATCCATAGCTAGAAACTCAGTGCTTCGGAATCTGTCCTCTGGCGTCTCAccagaagagattgagatagGTGATTTGCTCAGTCAGACGATGTACAGCCTTGGCCCAGGATGGTTGAAGTTCACGAACTACTTCACGGGCATGTAGTTCCGCCTCGGCTTCTTCGCCGACGATGATTGCAGGACAACACCGCCTTGGTAAGCCTCTTTCGATGAGTCGGTCGAAGAAGTACTCCATCTCAGAGTGAAGACCGGCGGTATATCCAACGACAAGGTACTCATACATTCGGTACAGGGATGTAGTAGgattcttctccttggtagGAGCTGGTTTTTCCTGGCGCTCATGTCGTTGATCAAGCAACCAAGTAAATTTAGGGGCATCGTGCATTTGgccaaag contains these protein-coding regions:
- a CDS encoding related to mitochondrial ribosomal protein YmL8, which produces MAGGTVKYRHLSRNSAARVALLRGLVTQLVQFEHIHTTYAKAKEAQRMAEKLITLAKRDNEPARRSAQGILYTPTTTLPKLLGELRSRYLTREGGYTRVVRTESKNTYDQGESAILEFVDGPKDSRFMMTAKTVARDRMLGQEHTPVTRTNIKKVTQFRGEVPFEEMVRRFMILKTGEKTGPSRDESSLAEVEAEKAADKNAERAKEMAAGIVPESVRKAAQQKNSP
- a CDS encoding related to phosphoesterases, which produces MLFGTQRTGLDVLLNRPRPNKWQQFWSKPYVFLAHFFYSLRHIAHEPPVNPVSIVCISDTHNSQPHLPFGDVLIHAGDLTQSGSLGELKATIAWLNSQPHTHKIIVTGNHDILLDKGCDRREESAAERECLDWGDCIYLQNETTTVTCRNGRTLKIYGSLLSPRHGNWSFQYSRSQNVWSDTTPNDIDVLVTHGPPFAHLDLNLGCHYLLKELWRIRPLLHVFGHVHEGYGQESVVFDRLQNTYEKALCDGTFWSLMRVFKEFLRLLPMRKKPAMTICQLVNPAMVGGLRDDEKRKAIKVII